One Ranitomeya variabilis isolate aRanVar5 chromosome 4, aRanVar5.hap1, whole genome shotgun sequence genomic window, tctggtgtctgcggtggtgcaccaccaccgcagacaccagaaGCTGCCAAGtaatagcccctaacgggactcatgcacctctccagggatctgtgccctcctttccgtacccactactataagtaaggtttgagaaagaccccaagggtcgaaacgttacctaccttgcaaatcttgcaacactgcggtgatacctttatttttggtactcacctgggtagtcatatgtgggaatctctttacaccactcatcatctctcacatatgtctctgtagtattaatatgggtcagatcttcaccctgaaacaaatattgtaaaagtcaccgacagatggagaagtcacatctatgatcagctctaatcctgccatctcccccgttctcattacacaagtataaaacatataatactggtggataaaacaagactgagcacgagaccttcaccggcgtctacacatcataggggagatctcctgacaccttctatccatctacctgatgatcctgaggaacattgggatcttcttggttacagtcctgtggaagaagaggacggggacatctctctggtgtcctcttactggatagatctggaggaaacacatacagggagtgaattcattctctacatacagataattataggccgtgtgtatttagtcctgtctattacctggagatatgaggggctggggaacctccattatgacgttcttgtgcagatctctgtgtccttctaaatactcccactcctccatggagaaatagacagcgacatcctgacaccttataggaacctgacacatacaatgataccgtcatcccccgatcccttcatagtgttactgtataatgtcccagcagtgtcacctctccagtcagcagctcaatcatcttgtagatgagttctaggatcttctggtcattgatgtcctcatggatcagggggtgaggtggaggcccagtgattgggctcaggggtcctccccatccctcagacacagggtcctgacagcgatcactagaggtcttctttaccactgtgtaatcctggtaatggagagacacattaataaatctcgctacagacatttccagagtcctcacctctccagttctatccaactgttattcccatagataagaatgatgtaatgtgacgtcatcagaatctctcacctctccagtaagccggaagaggatctctagggtgaggtgtaatatcctctccaccatcttgtctctgtccatatccatctgtgatgggtaaatcaggacaattctcttttgtagaagatcttcactgagaggatccgatattgtagagacctgaatgagaagatgagccgatgtaacatcataagaatcctgtgtaataatacaattactggagataataagggaaacatatgagtagatttattattttacagtatttagtttccttctttacatctacaaataaaacctatatatttaggccacagacaacaagcagtttcttcctcggagtcggcagctgaatacgctacttatagactcatcttccataacgctaattctcgtctcatttaccgaccctggaat contains:
- the LOC143767128 gene encoding uncharacterized protein LOC143767128, translating into MVVKETDYTVVKKTSSDRCQDPVSEGWGGPLSPITGPPPHPLIHEDINDQKILELIYKMIELLTGEVPIRCQDVAVYFSMEEWEYLEGHRDLHKNVIMEVPQPLISPDLSSKRTPERCPRPLLPQDCNQEDPNVPQDHQGEDLTHINTTETYVRDDEWCKEIPTYDYPGSLRRYGHYTQLPVTIIPTEKREKNIVKQDHSALCIFELFPAQFIYMCTLDILKLLIFFVLYMEGVGVKHPFR